GGGCGGCATCACGTGGGCGTGCGAAGGGGTCGGGTCAGCGGGGGAAGGAGAACGACTGGGCCTCGGACACGGCCGGCTCGTTGGTGCTGACCTGCTCGTCCTCCTGGGTGACGTAGGCCTGGAACACGTCGGCCTGGCCCACGTTGATCTTGCCGAGGGCCTCGGCCAGCTGGTTCTGCGCGTCGTTCACGGCCACCATGAAGTTGTTGTACGAGGTGGCGCCCTGGCCCTTGAAGGTCTCCTTGAGGGCCTCCACGCCGGTGCGCAGGTTCTCGATCTCCTGCATCAGCTCCTCGCCGGAGACGGCGCTCTCGGTGTTGGCCTTCTGGAAGACGTTGATGTCGGTCATCTCAAGCGAGAATCCCATGGCTCTTCTCCTCTGGTCGGTGCATGATCCCGCTGGTGCACGCCGCCGGTCGTCCCCACCGGCGCACCGCGCCGGGTGGCGCGTCCGCGGTCCGTGCAACGGGCCCAGCAGTCGGTGTGCCAGGCCTGTGCACGGATAGGACCTTGCTGAGGACCCGGGGGGTCTGTCAAGACTGACGCCGCGTTGACCTGCCCCTGACCCTGCACCGCTCTTCTCAGGCGCTACTCTGGCCAGGGACAGACAGGGGGCACCACCGTGAGCATGGACCACGACGCTCAACTCATCGAAGCGGTCACCGTGCGGCGGCACCGCCTCCTCACCGCCCTCACCCACGGCACCAACCCCACCGAGCAG
This sequence is a window from Micrococcus porci. Protein-coding genes within it:
- a CDS encoding WXG100 family type VII secretion target → MGFSLEMTDINVFQKANTESAVSGEELMQEIENLRTGVEALKETFKGQGATSYNNFMVAVNDAQNQLAEALGKINVGQADVFQAYVTQEDEQVSTNEPAVSEAQSFSFPR